A stretch of Thermoleophilia bacterium DNA encodes these proteins:
- a CDS encoding F0F1 ATP synthase subunit beta (Produces ATP from ADP in the presence of a proton gradient across the membrane. The beta chain is a regulatory subunit) — protein AGVGKTVVIQELIANIAKEQSGFSVFAGVGERSREGNDLIREMHEARIDEHTTVLDKTVMIFGQMNEPPGARLRVGLTALTMAEYFRDEGRDILLFICLLY, from the coding sequence GTGCTGGCGTGGGTAAGACGGTGGTGATTCAGGAGCTGATTGCTAATATTGCTAAAGAGCAGTCGGGCTTCTCAGTCTTCGCCGGGGTAGGCGAGCGCTCGCGCGAAGGGAATGACCTTATCCGTGAAATGCACGAAGCGCGAATTGACGAACATACCACCGTGCTCGATAAGACGGTGATGATCTTTGGTCAGATGAACGAGCCGCCGGGAGCGCGTCTGCGCGTGGGTCTGACCGCGCTGACCATGGCCGAATATTTCCGTGATGAGGGGCGTGACATCCTGCTCTTCATCTGTCTCTTATACA
- a CDS encoding F0F1 ATP synthase subunit beta (Produces ATP from ADP in the presence of a proton gradient across the membrane. The beta chain is a regulatory subunit) has product GNGVVKAVAMGSTDGLRRGLEVIDTGRPIAVPVGPATLGRVFNVLGDPIDGKDPIGPEVERRPIHRDPPSFEEQNTQAQLFETGIKVIDLVAPFTRGGKTA; this is encoded by the coding sequence CGGCAACGGCGTGGTTAAGGCGGTCGCAATGGGTTCAACCGATGGCTTGCGCCGTGGACTCGAAGTTATCGACACCGGTCGCCCAATCGCAGTGCCGGTTGGCCCTGCGACACTCGGTCGCGTATTTAATGTGTTGGGTGATCCGATTGACGGCAAAGACCCGATAGGTCCTGAGGTAGAGCGGCGACCAATTCACCGTGATCCGCCGAGCTTTGAAGAGCAAAATACACAGGCGCAACTGTTTGAGACCGGCATTAAGGTGATCGATCTGGTTGCCCCGTTTACCCGCGGCGGAAAGACGGCAAT